One Gossypium raimondii isolate GPD5lz chromosome 3, ASM2569854v1, whole genome shotgun sequence genomic window carries:
- the LOC105793925 gene encoding mannan endo-1,4-beta-mannosidase 6, whose translation MQKCSVLGSVFSAMDTCKRCFLLSLAFLMVFFEKLGTNVVFGFNGNYKHHSPHFSTSQGIYDMEDVEDDGWQMVETKGNQFIVNSQPFYVNGFNTYWLMVMAADQSTRGKVSEVFQQASSVGLTVCRTWAFNDGQWRALQKSPSVYDEEVFKALDFVVSEAKKYKIRLMLSLVNNWDAYGGKPQYVKWGKAAGLNLTSDDEFFSHPTLRSYYKAHVKAVVNRVNTFTNITYKDDPTIFAWELMNEPRCTSDPSGDTLQSWIAEMAVYVKSLDAKHLVEIGVEGFYGPSAPARAQFNPNSYATQVGTDFIRNHQTLGVDFASVHIYADSWISQTISDAHLQFTTTWMEAHIEDAEKYLGMPVIFAEFGVSSKDPGYNSSFRDALISTVYKTVLNSTKKGGSGAGSLLWQLFPEGMDNMDDGYAIVLAKSPSTLNLISLHSSKLAIFNSMCSWKCHWGCKKKNALETIIYHDDL comes from the exons ATGCAAAAATGCAGTGTTTTGGGGTCAGTTTTCAGTGCCATGGATACTTGCAAGAGATGCTTCCTTCTTTCATTGGCCTTTCTCAtggttttctttgaaaaattgGGGACCAATGTTGTCTTTGGTTTTAATGGGAATTACAAGCACCATTCACCACATTTTAGCACAAGTCAAGG GATATATGATATGGAAGACGTGGAAGATGATGGCTGGCAAATGGTGGAGACAAAGGGGAATCAATTTATTGTTAATAGTCAACCTTTCTATGTCAATGGATTCAATACCTACTGGCTGATGGTAATGGCAGCGGATCAATCTACAAGAGGAAAGGTCTCTGAAGTGTTCCAACAAGCATCTTCAGTAGGACTAACTGTTTGCCGGACTTGGGCTTTTAACGATGGCCAGTGGCGAGCTCTTCAAAAGTCACCATCCGTTTACGATGAGGAAGTTTTCAAG GCCTTGGATTTTGTGGTGAGTGAAGCAAAGAAGTACAAGATTAGGCTTATGCTGTCTTTGGTTAATAACTGGGATGCATATGGTGGTAAGCCACAATATGTAAAGTGGGGGAAGGCTGCCGGCCTCAACTTGACTTCGGACGACGAATTCTTCTCTCATCCAACTCTTAGAAGTTACTACAAGGCCCACGTTAAG GCAGTGGTAAATAGAGTAAATACATTTACCAACATAACTTACAAGGATGACCCTACAATTTTCGCTTGGGAACTGATGAACGAACCACGATGTACCTCAGATCCCTCTGGGGATACTCTGCAG TCATGGATAGCAGAAATGGCAGTGTACGTTAAGAGCCTTGATGCAAAGCATTTGGTTGAAATTGGAGTTGAAGGATTTTATGGTCCCTCAGCACCTGCACGAGCACAGTTTAACCCGAATTCGTATGCAACTCAAGTTGGGACCGACTTCATACGGAACCATCAGACTCTCGGAGTTGATTTTGCTTCTGTTCACATTTATGCGGATTCCTG GATTTCACAAACAATTTCTGATGCTCATCTCCAATTCACAACAACATGGATGGAAGCTCATATAGAAGATGCTGAGAAATATCTAGGAATGCCTGTAATCTTCGCTGAGTTTGGTGTATCCTCAAAGGACCCCGGCTACAACTCATCGTTCCGAGATGCTCTTATTAGCACCGTGTACAAGACAGTGTTGAACTCGACAAAGAAAGGAGGGAGTGGGGCTGGGAGTCTCTTGTGGCAGCTGTTTCCCGAGGGGATGGACAACATGGACGATGGCTACGCGATCGTCCTTGCAAAGTCTCCTTCGACATTGAACCTTATATCCCTTCATTCCTCAAAACTCGCAATATTTAACTCCATGTGTTCTTGGAAATGCCATTGGGGTTGCAAGAAGAAAAATGCTTTGGAAACAATCATCTACCATGATGATTTGTAG